In Euphorbia lathyris chromosome 2, ddEupLath1.1, whole genome shotgun sequence, the sequence ACTATTCCATGACCTGAAGTTGCTTACGAAACTGAATCAAATATAACCTGGGTGTTCGGTTTTATCAGCATCCTCATTCTTACAAAATCAAACACTCATATAAAATGTATGATATTAGTCTCCTATATAATTGtcgtattttattttccttttctgAATAGATGAATTTAGAGTTCAGTTGTACCTGTACTGCTTTAAGTTGCGTTTCTTGAATAAAACGTTCTTATTTTACAATTTATCGATAATTTGGGCGAATATTTTTatgtatgaaaataaaaatatcctGGTGTGGCTTTCTTTTCCTTCGTATTTTTACCTTGATCTATTATTTTTTCATCTTAGGCTGTAACCTTGATAGAGCTTGCTTTCCTACATCCCTCTTtctatttgtttatttatttattttcgcttctatatttgttattttatcatactttttctttttccaattctgttttgaaggaaAGAGCTCTCAAATCCCACAGTTTCTTTTGGAAGAAAACATGGAACCCATATTATGCACACAACCAAGGAGGTTTGCTGTTGTTGCTGTAGCTAAAATGGTAGCAAAAGCTCGCAACTGTGAACTAGGGGGAGAGGTTGGATATCATATAGGCCACGAAAGGCTCTTATCAGCAAGGTATATATTATTCTGTTAATTAACTAGTGATACTAGTCACGTTTATATGTATGCATTACGCCTCTTCCTCTTTTTGTCTGTTTCTTTCAGCCATCTTTGGAATGTACTTGCTTTATTTCATATTTGTCTAGTGATAAAGGGTAAACCTCTTAACCCTTTATTTTGTATCGCAGATCGAAGATTGTCTTCAAAACAGCTGGCGTTTTATTGGAGGAAATGAGAGATAAAGGGTTGAatgcactcaaatacaaagttATCATTCTTGACGAAGTGCATGAAAGATCTGTTGAGTCTGATCTTGTTCTGGTCTGTGTGAAGCAGTTTTTGCTACGAAACAATGACCTGAGGTAACTGTAGTAGTTCTGTTTGTGTCATGCAGGGAAATGTTTCTTGGTTCCTGTTGCTTCTCTTTGATCTCATACATGATGATCTGATGAAAGTTGATTTATCCAGGGTGGTATTGATGTCTGCAACTGCTGATTTTGGAAGATACAGAGATTACTTTAAAGATCTTGGCAGGGAGGAAAGAGTTGAAGTGCTTGCAATCCCTAGCTCCAACAACCATGCACTTTATCAGAGAAGAGTTTCATATCTTGAACAGGCAATTTCTTATTTCTATTATTTACTTTCAATTAAGTGGAGTTTGCTTCAACCGTTGATTGCAGCCTGCCACCTCCCATTTTCTTTTTTTGCCTTAAAATTTCTTGAACTGGTTCTAATACATCAAGCTCCAATGCTTTCAAGCATAGCACCATCCTTTTATAACTATAATTGATTACTTCTGCTTTTGCCCTCATTATGAGTTATCTGTATTGCATACCATACACTATGTGGAAAGGACTGCTACATCTTAATTGTCTGTACCATTGTTAAGTAGAATGTAAAACAAGAATGAAGTAATATTTTGTAAACCTATTGCTTTTGCATATTGAAACTGCACGCTATAGCTAAAGGCATTATGATGCCACTTTTTTAGATTGTTTGCAGCCATGCAGTGTTAGTATGCAAGGTGTTGCTTTTAGAGTCTTGTTGTCCTAAAAAGTGacactagcaagtgcactaaGTCAAATGCAGTAGGGGTGAAGTACAAGTATCGTTTCCACAAGGATTGACTATGAAAAATTAATCGAATAATTACCGAAAAGCTTGTTCGTGCACACAGGTAATGACTTTTTAGTGATTAAGAACGAATCTCATGCAATGCAATAATtgtaaaataaacataaaaaatgctAGATTTGGAAGTTTGAGATGTAAATGAGTAAGCTTTAACACAAATATTTAAAGGCACAAGCTTTAGCACAACCCGACTAGGCAGTTGTTTgttctgcttcttcttcttgttttcATCTCCAGTTTTTCTGAGATTGCACTGTTATGCTGCCCAATTGTTTTTGGGATTTTCTTGACTCTGTCTCTTCTATTTTTACTTTGCTCTTGCTCTCTTTTGTTACTCTGCTCTCTGTTTTGGGATGTACATGTACTGTTGTTGTTATGCTTTCCACTTTtgacttatttaaatttaatctgATAATTAGTAATCTCCACTTTATGCCTTTCTTATTGTTGCTGCCTCGGTCTGAGACTTTTGTGTTTCTTTTGATCAAAATTTGTGGTTTCTGGAATGGAAAATCGTTTGTGTTCTAATGGGATGTTTGGGATTGTGAACAATTTCTTTCTTTTGCTATGTTAGAAATTCAGGCTTTAAACTTAGTTTACTTTGCAACAAATGACCTAAAGAACGTTATTAGATGGATAAAGGATTAGTGCTTGGATCTTAGGTTTTCCTGGTTGTTAAAACTCTTGACAAATGCAACTAGTCTTAAATTGCTGTAATTTGACACGCTGCTAATTATTAGATGGGTAAAGGATGGCGTTTGATGTTGTGTTATTTGGATTTAGTTTTATTATTAGACTATTAAGttttagagggcgagccttggcgcaacggtaaaaacgttgttgccgtgtgaccagaggtcacgggttcgagtcttaggagcggcctcttgccaattaaattggcaagggaaggcttgcccccaatacacccttgtggtgggacccctccccggaccctcgctcagcggggacgcgtaatgcgaccgggccgcccttttttttattagactATTAAGTTTTATTTTGGGATTTGGATGATGATGTTTGATATTATGTTATTAGGAATTAGGATTTTATTATTAGACTATTAGTTTTATTTTGGCTTACAACTTTAGAAGTTAAACTAGTCAATTTGAGTAATATTTTTATGTTCTGTGTTTTTCTAATTTGTTTGTTGCCTCAAGTGCGAGAGGTGGTTGCGTCGCCTCGAGGCTATATTTTTCCTTTATCGCCTCGACCGCCTTTCGCCTTTAAAAGCTACCCATCAAACTTACAACCTCCAACTAGAGCTGACTTAAGCTTGTTAAGTTCACTACTCCCTCATATTTATGGGGGAACAGCCACAAAAGGATACCAAAGTACCAATGTTCTTCAAGAATTAagatggaaagaaaagggtGGTGGCTGGAACTTAATTCTTGAGAGATCTAATACCAACCACTAAAGAAAGTATTTATAGTACTAATAACTCCAAGGGTTAACACAAAGAAGCTGCAAAAACATCTGTTCATGTCCAAAAATAGATTAATCCCTCACCGTTGGGCCAAAAGATAAACAAAAAATAGTTAAAAAGTACCAATACAGCTTTAACCcatgttctccatctttgacCCGCGAACAACCTGTTTTCAGCCCATTAAAGCTGTCTGGGCACTGGAACAGCCCACTTCTGACTGTTTGCTTTGATTGTTTCGGAAAGCCTAGAAAATAGCCtaaattaatgattttaaaCTACAATCTACTCCAAATTAGTCCGAAAGAAGTAACTACCTAAATAAATAGGTCAATATTAAGTACATCAAGTGTGCAATTTGATATTGAAGTCACAGTTTCAATGAAATTAGTGATGTAATTCTTGTTCTCTGAACAGGTAACTGAACTTCTGGGAATAAATTCAGAATCTTTAGCCTCTCGTGATTGTTCAGGACAAAGCCTTTCCACAGAAGCTGCTGATATCAATCCAGAAGTGCACAAACTTATTCATCATTTGGTATTGCATATTCATGAAAATGAGCCTGACATTGAAAAGGGAATTTTGGTTTTCCTTCCTACATACCACGATCTAGAGCAGCAGTGGTACCTTCTCAGGCCACTGAGTTCACGTTTCAAAGTTCACATTTTACATGGAAGCGTTGGCACTAAACAGGCTTTCAGTGCTATGAGAATATGGAAATCGCATCGTAAGGTATTTCTTCAATTGATTCCTATATTGTGGATAATTGCACTATAGTTATTTTCTTAAAGGTTACAGAAGAACATGGAAAAGTAACTTTTCTGTTATGTGTTTTAATCCTTTAGCATGGCCTAATCCTTCAGTATTTGTCCTTTTTGCTCTAAGCTTAATTTAGGGTCAGCGCTTCTAAATTCTGTTGCAATTTTCTGTGTGTtttgtatatgtatagttagtAAATTTTAGCTGTTTAAAGTATATCAGGATGCTACTAATTGGGCCTTTTACCAAAGCATGGTGAATCAGTAAATAATTCTCACTTCAGTGGTGACAACCAAAAATTCCCTAAAAGTACTGAGCCAGGTGGAGTCAGCTTCTCCAAGATCATTTACACGAACCAGGAGTTATAGTCTTGATGAAGGAGAAGAGCAACAGGAACGTCAAACATTGTTGCGAGCTTGACCTGCTAGGGGTGGAGTTGTTTGACATAGGGGGGAAACGGTAGGTCAATAGTGTGTCTATTGTGCATACTTCTTCCcggtttatttattttagataGAAAGCTGAAATGCCACACAACCCCCACCCACCCACTCATTCAAACCAGGAAGCACTCTCCTATGATTTTTCATCCGGTACGATTCCGTGGCTTGGCAAAATCTAGAGAAAGCATTTCACTGCAGAAAAAAAAGCAGAGGTTTATGTTGGTCCCTGTATAATATTTGATCTAAATGTAACTAAAtgtaattcaaattaaatttatactctATCGAGACTTAGGTCTTGATCTTGAGTGGCAGGCGAAGTTAATGGAAGCCGTCCTTTATTGCTGGTTTATTGGGACTTtgtattattatcttttagaCTCCCCTGTCTGCTCAAGGTGAAGAgtcatatatattattaatctTGAACAAGCTGAATCCACCTGACCAGATTCATCCCCTTTAGGGAATTATTTTTCCATTCACCCTGTTTTGGTAAAAAGGGTCTACTAGTACTTTGGTTCTGTAAGTGCTATAGAGTCATTCATCAGGTCCTCTTCATTCATGAAAGCATGTAAGCAAATAATTTTAGTAATATGTGCCAATTCTATATTATATCTTGGGTGTAGCTGTTCATTTGGAGGTGCTTTTGCATAGGTGATATTAGCAACAAATATTGCAGAATCCTCTGTGACAATTCCCCATGTAGCATATGTCATTGATTCATGCCGATCTTTGCAAGTATTTTGGGACGCTACAAGGAAGAACGATTCTGCTGAGCTTGTCTGGGTTTCTAAATCTCAGGTATTTATTGGGTTTTACAGTTGATTTTGAACTCTTATCTTGTGTTATCCTTTATGAAATTTCAGTTCATGCTTTAGGCTGACCAGCGTAAAGGGAGAACTGGTAGAACTTGCGATGGTCAGATTTACAGGTTAGTGACAAGATCGTTTTTCAACAAGCTTCAAGATCACGAGTCTCCAGCTATCCTCAGGTTGTCGTTACGGCGACAAGTACTAATGGTTTCCTGTTCTGAATCTAAAGCCATTAATGATCCTAGAGGTATATAAAATATGATTCCAATTTTCTTGTAAATGATTCTGCTCAGTGTTATTGCTTAATGTAATGGCTAGAATATCCTTTTTCATATCACACTACTAAATTACTTTTCATGCTTTGGAATATTGATATACtgcattttctttgctattttGGGAAAGCAGAATGTGAAGAGTTCTAAGGCAAATTGGTATTAGCTGGTTTGCtgcttcctttccttttcttggAACACAATTCTAACATGTGGAACTTCAATTTAGTCTTGTTGCAGAAGGTTTTGGATCCTCCTGatcctcaagttgttgaagGTGCAATTGACTTGCTTGTTCACTTAAAGGCATTGGACAGAGCTTCTTCAAGAGGTCGGTATGAGCCTACATTTTATGGACGATTGCTTGCCAGCTTCTGTTTGTCATTTGAAGCCTCTGTTCTTGTTACCAAGTTCGGAGATATCGGGTTGTTGCATGAAGGCATTCTATTGGGTGTGTTGATGGATGCACAACCTCTACCCATCCTTCATCCTTTTGGAGAAGAACATCTGGTATTATCTGATAAAGCACTTTTTGTATGCACTGAGTGGTTTCAACAATTCTTTGTCGTAAACTGATGTCATGCTTCAGTTTGCAGAGTATACTTACCACTACTTTGGTGGTGATTGTGACAATGTTGTACAAATTGGTAAAAGGGAGATGATATTAATTGGAAACTTGTGTGCATATCAGTTTTGGCAGCGTGTTTTTAAGGTAAacaggttttctagcttgcaaAGGCATTGTGCTCGATAGAACTTGATTGTGTTATTCAGGCATCTTCTTCTCATGCAGGATAAGCATCGCCTTGAGCACCTTAAACAACTTTCGAATTTCAATGAGATGAATGCTGTGACGTCACTGCTACCGAAGATTGAAGAGGAGTGGTGCTCATTTCATAATCTTGTGCAGATGTCTCTGCATCAAGTCTCTGAGAtgtgtatgtattcaatcattaTAAAGTTTGTCTTTTCGCCTGGCTATGTGGACCTTGTACTCCATTATTAATGCATTCTCTTCTCTCaaacttatttttcttttatgacTTTTCCAACATCATTTTAAGACTTTCTTCTCCTTCCTTTCAGATGAAGACATACTGAATTCTCTGCACCACTTCCGGCCCAGATTCCTCTGTAAATGCGATTGCTTACCAACGTACTATAATCCTTATGAATTCAGGCATGTTTGTCTTCTAGAATGTCAGCCAAATGGGGATACAAACTCTGATGATCCAGAAGTCGAGTACCACAATTCATCCTGCGGAACAAAAAAATGTTGTGCTGTGCCTTTTGTGTCGTCTAAACATTTTCAGACTGTTAATGTGGCAGAAAATTTGTCAACTATTGTCAAAGAGGTAAACTAGGCTTCGTAGTCTTTTTACTTCAGTATGGATTTTTGTTGGCATGCTAATGGGTATTTTTCATTACTTGTTGACAGATGAGAGTTCAATTGACCGACACTTATAAACATGCTCGCCATGTGAATGATCATGTGTTTGATGTCAATGAAGAGGCTACTTTATGTGTTTATTTTAACAAGGGATCCTGCAACAAGGGAACTCAATGCTCTTTTTCTCATTCACTTCAAGCAAAAAGACCTATATGTAGATTCTTCTCCTCTTTACAGGTTTACTTCTGTAGCTTTAATCACTTGTTTTATGCCTATGCAAACTCATTTATACAGCTTTCTTTTTGGCAATAGTTCAATGTCATAGCCATCTTGTTTTGCAGAAACTATTCTTCTAGCTTGAATTTTATGTAACCATATAACTGTTAGACCACCCACAGTGGGCGCCTCACTTGGTAGAAGTGATACAAATTTATTGTATCATTGCATTGGATGACTTTGTCTTAATTGAGGAGAGAAGTAAATTGAATCACAAAAGTGATGCACAGACCACCTTTCTGGAAACTCCTCGGAACTGTTACACACGCAGGCATCAGCGGCTGAGATCGCACCTCAGCAGGATGTGTGATACACGCGCCTGAGAGGCGCGTCTCAGCCGCTGATGCACCTGCTGTggacagttttttttttttttttttttctttttaattgaaaaaacgATGCTGGGTCAGATATATATACAAACAAACAATTGATTAATTTTAGATTGAGTCCACATTATCACCGTTGGACATTgattgttcaaaaaaaaattaaatatatataactatatatatatatatatatatatatatatatatatatgttaatatttttaaaaatttctttATAAATACCTAAATTCATTTACACATACAAAAACACACCTAattcttttgtacgaattagacaaaaaaaattcaaaaaattcaccgaatttgtaaatattaatctccaattttattattaaattacaaaaaacattatatcatttttttagaacaaattgatatgcaattggtgcaaaataaagaaaaaaaaatgattgtattttataatagtgtctgaaattgatccaatttatcaacgttaggggtaaaattgctcttggctacaaatattaggggtaaaattgcaccattttagacgttaggggtaaaattgctcctgacccaaaacgttaggggtatttttgcaccttaaccctatttttttttaactaatttatagattaattgaattatttaaattgaatgatgaaataattagattaattgtttggtggatagaaataataatttattttaagtgTGTAAGAGTTTTATAACAAGTGGGTCCTACGTAAAAAGTGATACAAATTGGTTTAATGGAGAGGTAGTTGagtgtattagatttttttgaaaaaagtgGGTTTTTTTGGATATAATACAAAATAAGTGTATCGCCCATTGTGGGTGCTCTTAGACAACATCCAAAAGATTGTTGTGAGATGCCTTATTTTGCATTGGAACCAGATAAAgaattggaattttttgagaaagaCCGGTTTCTAATGAAGgacattttatataatttaatggAGAAAAGGGATCGATTTTGCTAATAAATTTGATTTGGTATACTAATGACtgttatttggatttttttgttgATGGTGATTGCAAGTATATTATATGCAGGAACGGAGATTCACACCATCATTGTAGTTGTATATTGGAATGTTGCTTGTTGCTTTTTAATCCACTGGTATCTGgtaacataatttatatcagTTCTTGATCGTTTGAGAATGGTGTACTAGTGGCGTAAAATAACTCTTTTTTCTGAAGTTTATCATGATTCTATTGGCTTTGATGCCTGTTTGGAAGTTTACATAATGGGCTATGGTTGTGAAATTTTGGATGCAGGGTTGTAGAAATGGAGAATCCTGTAATTATTCTCATGATTTGGGCCCATCAATTCCCTTATTTAGCTTGTCTCCATGCCTGCCTGAAGATGATGATGTCAATACTGCCTCCCTTCTACAATATTTTCCGACATCTTCAGATGGATGTATTCTGTTATTTGATGACACTGATTTACATTTTTCCTCAAATTTTGCTCGGCATTATGATCCTTCCAAGATAGTATCCTCAACATGCTTGACTGAAACCACCATAAGTGAACCATTGTTGACGGGTGTCCGAGTTCTTTGGGGTCTCCAACATCCGTACCAGACAATTTTTTGCAGTGGACAGCGGAATCTTGTTGCGTGGAGCGAAATCAAGTGTGCCTTATGGTTCCTTAATTTAGATGATCACAGTGAAAATTTGGAGGAGGAGAAAATACTTGTGCAGAATTTCTTCAAGTATTTAGCCATCAGAATTATAGCTGATTCCTTGTATGAACTACGAGTTATCATCGTCATGAACAATATCAGATTTTCACAGCTACAGGTAACCTTTTTCTTAACAGAAGGTTCACTTTCTGTTTTCCAATGCTTAAATTGCTAACATTAATCACTAACTTAATCATGTATGACTTGCAAATAGTACTGTGGCACATATCTGTACTTGTGTGAGGCTTTCACCGTGCGTCCTTGTGGTTTGCTTGTTATTAATTGTATTTTGCGGTAATACAAAAAGCATAGTGTACTATTGATGCCAATATGATTTGAAAGCATGCTATTAATGTTGATTTAGGTTGAAAAGTTGGGCAGAGAGGGGTTCTTCTTTCTGAGAGGGTCCTTTCCATTTGATGAATCAAGCTTTGGAGGGTTGTCAGATACAGTCAGAACTAAGAAGCCAATGACACCATCAAGGCCGATATCATATGTTTTTGACTTGCACCCACCTACTGATATTCAGTTTGATGACTATGCAGCTACGCTTTCCAAATGTCTGCATGATCTCCAAGGCTGTACGTAACATTAGATGATATCAAGATACTGtggttataaattttaaattagtgTGAATACCAGAAAATACAAATCACCTGGACCTGGTACCGTAGCATTATGATTTGAATATGTCAAATACTGGGCTTGGGTACAGTTGGATTTCACTCGCTCATTTTACCCAATCTGCTAGCTTTAGTATGCTTCAGATGCTCGATCACTTGTTTAATTgttggtttttcttttttgatgCTACTAATGTTCTGGAGAAAGAAATTGTAACTTTTTCACAACAAGGTTTGGGGAAAGTTCTAAAATTACTCACATGGTTATATTTAGCGTTCACGTACAAAACTAAACTATGCAATCTTTAGCTTAAAGTTTTAtctaaagttaaaattttaagtcttattaatgaaaaaTGATTTCTTTTTCATGTGCAATTTCTGTTAGATTTATAAGAAATTATATTGTACACCAGACATACACATCATAATATGATGTGGTTTGCCATAGCCAATGAAAATAAAACACATGTACAAAAACTCTTGACAAGTACTTCGTTTCTACAAAAATGTCTTTTAAGGTTAAGCATAAGAATTAAGAAAAAcaactaattttaactaaaattttTTGTTACTCATATTAATTGCatttactaattaatttttatatattcttAAGGAAAAATGCAATTTAAATAAgagtatatttggtaaaaatcaATTATTGTGCCTAGATTGAATCAAAATGATATGTATTATGGAAGtagggatgacaacgggtagggtacccgcgggtaatgtcatttccaaacccttacccttttattttttaattacccgtcccattactctaacgggtatactttttgcatcccatttaattcgtgggtacccgcgggtacccttacccgttaagaattaataaataaaaaaatattacaaatttaacaaactataaatttaataaatcatc encodes:
- the LOC136218428 gene encoding DExH-box ATP-dependent RNA helicase DExH8, whose amino-acid sequence is MADSSSPTSSCSSSRSSPFLLPEFSSLPVMSLRHRIVDKILENRVTLIVGETGCGKSSQIPQFLLEENMEPILCTQPRRFAVVAVAKMVAKARNCELGGEVGYHIGHERLLSARSKIVFKTAGVLLEEMRDKGLNALKYKVIILDEVHERSVESDLVLVCVKQFLLRNNDLRVVLMSATADFGRYRDYFKDLGREERVEVLAIPSSNNHALYQRRVSYLEQVTELLGINSESLASRDCSGQSLSTEAADINPEVHKLIHHLVLHIHENEPDIEKGILVFLPTYHDLEQQWYLLRPLSSRFKVHILHGSVGTKQAFSAMRIWKSHRKVILATNIAESSVTIPHVAYVIDSCRSLQVFWDATRKNDSAELVWVSKSQADQRKGRTGRTCDGQIYRLVTRSFFNKLQDHESPAILRLSLRRQVLMVSCSESKAINDPRVLLQKVLDPPDPQVVEGAIDLLVHLKALDRASSRGRYEPTFYGRLLASFCLSFEASVLVTKFGDIGLLHEGILLGVLMDAQPLPILHPFGEEHLFAEYTYHYFGGDCDNVVQIGKREMILIGNLCAYQFWQRVFKDKHRLEHLKQLSNFNEMNAVTSLLPKIEEEWCSFHNLVQMSLHQVSEMYEDILNSLHHFRPRFLCKCDCLPTYYNPYEFRHVCLLECQPNGDTNSDDPEVEYHNSSCGTKKCCAVPFVSSKHFQTVNVAENLSTIVKEMRVQLTDTYKHARHVNDHVFDVNEEATLCVYFNKGSCNKGTQCSFSHSLQAKRPICRFFSSLQGCRNGESCNYSHDLGPSIPLFSLSPCLPEDDDVNTASLLQYFPTSSDGCILLFDDTDLHFSSNFARHYDPSKIVSSTCLTETTISEPLLTGVRVLWGLQHPYQTIFCSGQRNLVAWSEIKCALWFLNLDDHSENLEEEKILVQNFFKYLAIRIIADSLYELRVIIVMNNIRFSQLQVEKLGREGFFFLRGSFPFDESSFGGLSDTVRTKKPMTPSRPISYVFDLHPPTDIQFDDYAATLSKCLHDLQGCT